A portion of the Actomonas aquatica genome contains these proteins:
- a CDS encoding metallophosphoesterase, translating to MSGRTIIIGDIHGCHAEFTALLNRVQPRSDDRVVLLGDLINRGPDSCRVLDIAREVQATILLGNHELRLLEHRRTGGKTKLKETDAATLTQLRPTDWDLLESLPLTLHLPELNVVCVHGGFLPGQPWQSQPAEVVTRIQVIDRAGLPHKRATCPDGVLWADLWSGPPFVVYGHTPRPDIYKLKWSAGIDTSCVAGGHLTAYVLPERRFVQVQAARRYYG from the coding sequence ATGTCCGGACGCACCATCATCATCGGCGATATCCACGGCTGCCACGCAGAGTTCACTGCGCTGCTGAACCGTGTGCAGCCGCGGAGCGACGATCGCGTGGTCCTGCTCGGTGATCTGATCAACCGTGGCCCCGATTCGTGCCGCGTCCTCGACATCGCCCGCGAGGTGCAGGCGACCATCCTGCTCGGCAACCACGAGCTGCGCCTCTTGGAACACCGTCGCACCGGCGGCAAAACCAAGCTCAAGGAAACCGACGCCGCCACCCTCACCCAGCTCCGCCCGACCGACTGGGACCTGCTCGAATCGCTCCCCCTCACCCTTCACCTGCCGGAACTCAACGTGGTCTGCGTCCACGGCGGTTTCCTGCCGGGCCAACCCTGGCAAAGCCAACCCGCCGAGGTCGTCACCCGCATCCAGGTCATCGACCGTGCCGGCCTCCCGCACAAACGCGCCACCTGCCCCGACGGCGTGCTCTGGGCCGACCTCTGGAGCGGACCGCCCTTCGTGGTCTACGGCCACACCCCGCGCCCCGACATCTATAAACTCAAATGGTCCGCCGGCATTGATACCTCCTGTGTCGCCGGCGGCCACCTCACCGCCTACGTTCTCCCCGAACGACGTTTTGTGCAGGTGCAAGCCGCCCGCCGCTACTACGGTTGA